The segment GACCAGTGCGACCCGGTTGCCGCACTCGAGCGGGAGCTGCGCGCCACGCGCGAGCGCCTGCAGACGACGATCGAGGAATACGAGACGTCGCTGGAGGAGCTGAAGTCGGCGAACGAGGAACTCCTGTCGGTCAACGAGGAGGTCCAGTCGACCAACGAGGAGATGGAGACTTCGAAGGAGGAGTTGCAGTCCCTCAACGAGGAACTGCACACCGTCAATCTCGAGCTGGCGCAGAAGGTCGATGCGCTCGACACGGCCAACGCCGACCTGCGCAACCTGTTCGAGAGCACGCGGATCGCGACCATCTTCCTCGACCGCAACATGCTGATCCGCAGCTTCACGCCCGCCGTGACGGAGGTGTTCCGGCTGATCCCGTCCGACCGCGGCCGGCCGATCACCGACATCGCCAGCCGCCTCGACTACGAGCAGCTGCGCCGCGACATCCGCGAGGTGCTGGACACGGTGCAGCCGGTCGAGCGGGACGTGCGGCGGATCGACGGCGACGCGCACTACCTCATGCGCATCCTGCCCTACCGGAACGGCGACGATGTCGTCGACGGCGTGCTCGTCACCTTCCTGAACGTGACCAGTGTCATCGAGGCGGAGGAGCAGCAGCGCCTGCTGGTCGCCGAGCTGAACCACCGCGTGAAGAACATGCTGACGGTCATTTGTCGCTCGCCTCGCAGACGCTGCGGCGGGCGCGATCGCTGGAGGAATTCGGCCAGTCGTTCCTGGGGCGGCTGAACGCGCTGGCGGCCACCTACACGCTGGTCTCGGACGTGCAGTGGTCGACCGTATCGCTCCGCGACCTGCTCATCGCCGAACTCGATCCCTACGATGCCGAGCCGAAGCACATCCACCTCGACGGCCCCGAGGTCCTGCTGGCGCCGCGGGCGGCCCTGTCGCTCGGAATGGTCGTTCACGAGCTCTGCACCAACGCCGTCAAGCACGGCAGCCTTTCCGTCGCCGGCGGTACGGTGCAGGTCGACTGGAGCGCGCCGGACGACCCGGGCGGGACGCTCGTCATCGTCTGGAGCGAGCGCGGCGGGCCGCCTGCCACTCCGCCGGAGCGACCCGGATTC is part of the Constrictibacter sp. MBR-5 genome and harbors:
- a CDS encoding sensor histidine kinase, with protein sequence MSLASQTLRRARSLEEFGQSFLGRLNALAATYTLVSDVQWSTVSLRDLLIAELDPYDAEPKHIHLDGPEVLLAPRAALSLGMVVHELCTNAVKHGSLSVAGGTVQVDWSAPDDPGGTLVIVWSERGGPPATPPERPGFGTQLVERSIGFELDGDVHYAYGASGLVVRITLPLTGDLVRLPPGEEAK